A single Vidua chalybeata isolate OUT-0048 chromosome 20, bVidCha1 merged haplotype, whole genome shotgun sequence DNA region contains:
- the DYNLL2 gene encoding dynein light chain 2, cytoplasmic isoform X2 gives MSDRKAVIKNADMSEDMQQDAVDCATQAMEKYNIEKDIAAYIKKEFDKKYNPTWHCIVGRNFGSYVTHETKHFIYFYLGQVAILLFKSG, from the exons ATGTCTGACAGAAAGGCTGTGATCAAGAATGCGGACATGTCCGAGGACATGCAGCAGGATGCTGTAGACTGTGCTACACAGGCCATGGAGAAGTACAACATAGAAAAGGACATTGCAGCATATATCAAGAAG gAATTTGACAAGAAATACAACCCAACTTGGCACTGCATTGTTGGCAGAAACTTTGGCAGCTATGTAACACACGAGACAAAGCACTTCATCTATTTTTACTTGGGTCAGGTTGCAATTCTTCTCTTCAAGTCTGGATAG
- the DYNLL2 gene encoding dynein light chain 2, cytoplasmic isoform X1 produces the protein MFCLRFTMSDRKAVIKNADMSEDMQQDAVDCATQAMEKYNIEKDIAAYIKKEFDKKYNPTWHCIVGRNFGSYVTHETKHFIYFYLGQVAILLFKSG, from the exons ATGTTCTGCCTTAGGTTCACCATGTCTGACAGAAAGGCTGTGATCAAGAATGCGGACATGTCCGAGGACATGCAGCAGGATGCTGTAGACTGTGCTACACAGGCCATGGAGAAGTACAACATAGAAAAGGACATTGCAGCATATATCAAGAAG gAATTTGACAAGAAATACAACCCAACTTGGCACTGCATTGTTGGCAGAAACTTTGGCAGCTATGTAACACACGAGACAAAGCACTTCATCTATTTTTACTTGGGTCAGGTTGCAATTCTTCTCTTCAAGTCTGGATAG